One Caulobacter segnis genomic window carries:
- a CDS encoding nuclear transport factor 2 family protein — MYDPKLAELTFELQQQLADYWHEIDTNGGREAHAYYTDDAVFHGQKASYEGKAKIQAFYDWRIAQGPRLAVHSFTNFRAWFTGEDTAESSCYLFLYAANGEKILPSAPPISISMATDKYQRVGDRWLCTYRRFEHWFEGDTPITNPKL; from the coding sequence ATGTACGATCCCAAGCTTGCGGAACTGACCTTCGAACTGCAGCAGCAGCTCGCTGACTACTGGCACGAAATCGACACCAACGGCGGTCGCGAGGCCCACGCCTACTACACCGACGACGCGGTGTTCCATGGCCAGAAGGCCTCGTACGAGGGCAAGGCCAAGATCCAGGCGTTCTACGATTGGCGCATCGCCCAGGGACCGCGCCTGGCCGTGCACAGCTTCACCAACTTCCGCGCCTGGTTTACCGGCGAGGATACCGCCGAAAGCAGCTGCTACCTCTTCCTCTACGCCGCCAACGGCGAGAAGATCCTGCCCAGCGCGCCGCCGATCTCGATCTCGATGGCCACCGATAAGTACCAGCGCGTCGGTGACCGCTGGCTTTGCACCTATCGCCGGTTCGAGCACTGGTTCGAGGGCGACACCCCGATCACCAATCCCAAGCTCTGA
- a CDS encoding MFS transporter — MGWYREADRKTRRVFWTCGAGWAMDSADGLVFQYMIPVLVAAFGMTLAEAGYIASANYIAAAVGGWLGGWLSDRFGRARILQLTILWFSVFSFVSGFAQNYEQLFAARILQGIGFGAEWAVGAVLLGEMIAPKHRGKALGVVHSGAAIGSGVAALLAGPFAAMFPADIGWRAVFWIGLLPAILVFFVRRGSDDAEIYRAAQQRAAETGRRPMIADIFGRRVLRTTVLASLLSLGTQGAAFAISAYLTSFLTLERHMSVSLAGTCVMLNSAGGFFGFLVNAYISDQVGRRGAFRLFGAGFILSAAIYLFAPVGDSATFLIPAGFVYGFFQFGIYASFGPYFTELFPTEVRATGQAFAYNLGRGGSALLITGVAILAKTLPLSVAMAVLAIFAMACSFLTTLLLPETAGRALHSLDDDPTETTSEAEGKPLRPVEQDAVGAANNVG, encoded by the coding sequence ATGGGCTGGTACCGAGAGGCCGACCGCAAGACACGCCGCGTCTTCTGGACGTGCGGCGCCGGCTGGGCGATGGACAGCGCCGACGGGCTGGTCTTCCAGTACATGATCCCGGTCCTGGTCGCGGCTTTCGGCATGACCCTAGCCGAAGCCGGCTACATCGCCAGCGCCAACTACATCGCCGCCGCCGTAGGCGGCTGGCTGGGGGGCTGGCTTAGCGACCGCTTTGGCCGGGCGCGGATCCTGCAGCTGACGATCCTGTGGTTCTCGGTGTTCTCGTTCGTCTCGGGCTTCGCCCAGAACTACGAGCAGCTGTTCGCAGCGCGGATCCTGCAGGGGATCGGTTTCGGGGCCGAATGGGCGGTGGGAGCCGTCCTGCTGGGCGAGATGATCGCGCCCAAGCACCGGGGCAAGGCTCTGGGCGTCGTGCACAGCGGCGCGGCGATTGGTTCGGGCGTCGCGGCCCTGCTGGCCGGACCGTTCGCGGCGATGTTCCCGGCCGACATTGGCTGGCGCGCGGTGTTCTGGATCGGCCTGTTGCCCGCCATCCTGGTGTTCTTTGTTCGCCGGGGGTCGGACGACGCCGAGATCTATCGCGCCGCCCAGCAGCGCGCGGCGGAAACGGGCCGGCGGCCGATGATCGCCGACATCTTCGGCCGGCGGGTTCTTCGCACCACAGTCCTGGCCTCGCTGTTGTCGCTGGGCACGCAGGGCGCGGCCTTCGCCATCAGCGCCTACCTGACCAGCTTCCTGACCCTGGAGCGCCACATGAGCGTCTCCCTGGCGGGGACCTGCGTGATGCTCAACAGCGCCGGCGGTTTCTTCGGTTTCCTGGTCAACGCCTACATCTCCGACCAGGTCGGCCGGCGCGGCGCGTTCCGGCTGTTCGGGGCGGGCTTCATCCTGTCGGCGGCGATCTACCTGTTCGCGCCGGTGGGGGACTCGGCGACCTTCCTGATCCCGGCAGGTTTCGTCTACGGCTTCTTCCAGTTCGGCATCTACGCCTCGTTCGGCCCCTATTTCACCGAGCTCTTCCCGACCGAGGTGCGGGCCACCGGCCAGGCCTTCGCCTACAACCTGGGGCGCGGCGGCAGCGCCCTGTTGATCACCGGCGTCGCCATCCTGGCCAAGACCCTGCCGTTGAGCGTGGCGATGGCCGTGCTGGCGATCTTCGCCATGGCCTGCTCGTTCCTCACCACCCTGCTGTTGCCCGAGACCGCCGGCCGGGCGCTGCACAGTCTCGACGACGATCCGACCGAAACCACGTCCGAAGCGGAAGGCAAGCCTCTGCGCCCTGTCGAGCAAGACGCGGTCGGCGCGGCCAATAACGTCGGCTGA
- a CDS encoding amidohydrolase family protein, giving the protein MATDASIPGDAPIVDCHAHVFTRDLPLVADAWNAPAYDYTPQDYLAELDRQGIHFGVLSGLSISGTYNEYTIAAAKLSPRLRATAIVAPDTDPHVLRRMRDDGVVGIRFQLVRRAVLPDFTDGAHRLLLRRVRDLDWHVHVAIEGERIQPTLAALEASGVKLVLDHFAHPEPAKGIACPGFQAAIDAAQRGRAWIKLAAGFRLGGPDAWRDPDLPRAEAIAEAAAAELMARVGPERLLWGSDAPFVGYEGCMTYDRALAQLASWAPDPAARRALSDTALRFYFA; this is encoded by the coding sequence GTGGCGACGGACGCTTCCATTCCGGGCGACGCGCCGATCGTCGACTGCCACGCGCATGTCTTCACCCGAGACCTGCCGCTGGTCGCGGACGCCTGGAACGCGCCGGCCTACGACTACACGCCCCAGGACTACCTGGCCGAGCTGGATCGCCAAGGGATCCATTTCGGCGTGCTGTCGGGCCTGAGCATCTCGGGGACCTACAACGAGTACACCATCGCCGCCGCCAAGCTGAGCCCGCGTCTGCGGGCGACCGCGATCGTCGCGCCGGATACGGATCCCCACGTCCTGCGCCGCATGCGCGATGATGGCGTGGTCGGGATCCGTTTCCAGCTGGTCCGCCGGGCGGTTCTCCCGGACTTCACAGACGGGGCCCATCGTCTGCTGCTGCGCCGGGTGCGCGACCTCGACTGGCATGTCCATGTCGCCATCGAGGGGGAACGGATACAGCCGACCCTGGCGGCGCTGGAGGCTTCGGGCGTCAAGTTGGTGCTGGATCACTTCGCCCATCCGGAGCCCGCCAAGGGGATCGCCTGTCCAGGCTTCCAGGCGGCGATCGACGCCGCGCAGCGCGGTCGGGCCTGGATCAAGCTGGCCGCCGGCTTCCGCCTCGGCGGACCGGACGCCTGGCGCGACCCCGACCTGCCGCGCGCCGAAGCGATCGCCGAGGCCGCCGCCGCAGAGCTGATGGCCCGGGTCGGGCCCGAGCGACTGCTGTGGGGCAGCGACGCGCCGTTCGTCGGTTACGAGGGTTGCATGACCTACGACCGGGCTCTTGCGCAGCTGGCGAGTTGGGCGCCGGATCCGGCGGCGCGCAGGGCTTTGTCGGACACGGCCTTGCGCTTCTACTTCGCTTGA
- a CDS encoding 3-keto-5-aminohexanoate cleavage protein has product MRQSKKIIITCAPTGSIHTPSMSPHLPITPDEIAEAAIEAAAAGASILHLHARDPIDGRPSPSAEHFGAFLPRIKQATDAVINISTGGSSTMSLDARLEAAFAFKPEVCSLNMGPLIFDFSGAGARVETWRHDWEREYVETSRGRIMYNDNVYIERIMREIGQGLGTRFEFECYDIGHLYTLAHFAERGLIKPPFLIQGVFGILGGIGPDVRNLAHMVTVADSLFGDDYVFSAFAAGRHQMPFCTQSALLGGNVRVGLEDSLYIGRGELAKSNAEQVSKIRGIIEALGLDVAKPDEARQMLDLKGGDAVGF; this is encoded by the coding sequence ATGCGTCAATCCAAGAAGATCATCATCACCTGCGCGCCGACGGGCTCGATCCATACGCCATCGATGTCGCCGCACCTGCCGATCACACCGGACGAGATCGCCGAGGCCGCCATCGAAGCGGCCGCCGCCGGAGCCTCGATCCTGCATCTCCATGCTCGCGATCCCATCGACGGGCGACCGAGCCCCTCGGCCGAACACTTCGGCGCCTTCCTGCCGCGGATCAAGCAGGCCACCGACGCGGTGATCAACATCTCAACCGGCGGCAGCTCGACCATGTCTCTGGATGCCCGGCTGGAGGCGGCCTTCGCTTTCAAGCCGGAGGTCTGCTCGCTGAACATGGGCCCGCTGATCTTCGACTTCAGCGGCGCCGGCGCGCGGGTTGAGACCTGGCGGCACGATTGGGAGCGCGAGTACGTCGAAACCTCGCGCGGCCGGATCATGTACAACGACAACGTCTATATCGAGCGCATCATGCGCGAGATCGGGCAGGGGCTCGGCACGCGCTTCGAATTCGAGTGCTACGACATCGGCCATCTCTACACCTTGGCGCACTTCGCCGAGCGGGGCCTGATCAAGCCGCCATTCCTGATCCAGGGCGTGTTCGGCATCCTGGGCGGCATCGGACCGGACGTGCGCAACCTGGCTCACATGGTCACCGTCGCCGACAGCCTGTTCGGCGACGACTACGTCTTCTCTGCCTTCGCCGCGGGCCGCCATCAGATGCCCTTCTGCACCCAGAGCGCGCTGCTGGGCGGCAATGTCCGGGTGGGGCTGGAGGACAGCCTCTACATCGGCCGTGGCGAGCTGGCGAAATCCAACGCCGAGCAGGTGAGCAAGATCCGAGGGATCATCGAGGCCCTAGGGCTCGACGTCGCCAAGCCTGACGAGGCGCGCCAGATGCTGGACCTCAAGGGCGGCGACGCCGTCGGCTTCTGA
- a CDS encoding SDR family oxidoreductase, translating into MTDKGVFLVTGGSRGIGEAIARSAAAEGYFVLLTYVGQVERARAVVDAIRASGGRAEAVQADTGVPADVARMFEAADQHGTLAALVYNGGVTGGVGLLADQTDETLERVIAVNLTGALISCREAVKRMSTRLGGQGGSIVLLSSRAASLGSPNQHLWYAASKGGVDSLNLGLAKEVAGEGIRVNCVSPGPIATEIHAPGRLDAIRDSLPMKREGTPEEVAAVVMFLVSDAASYVAAANIEVAGAR; encoded by the coding sequence ATGACGGACAAGGGCGTCTTCCTGGTGACGGGCGGCAGCCGGGGGATCGGCGAGGCGATCGCGCGATCGGCGGCGGCGGAAGGCTATTTCGTGCTGCTGACCTATGTCGGCCAAGTCGAACGCGCGCGCGCCGTGGTCGACGCCATTCGAGCGTCGGGCGGCCGGGCCGAGGCGGTGCAGGCCGACACCGGCGTTCCGGCTGACGTGGCGCGGATGTTCGAGGCCGCGGATCAGCACGGGACGCTGGCGGCCCTGGTCTACAACGGCGGTGTCACCGGGGGCGTGGGGCTGCTGGCCGACCAGACGGACGAGACCCTGGAGCGCGTCATCGCCGTCAACTTGACCGGCGCTCTGATCAGCTGCCGCGAGGCCGTCAAGCGCATGTCGACGCGGCTGGGCGGGCAGGGCGGCTCGATCGTCCTGCTGTCCTCGCGCGCCGCGAGCCTGGGCTCGCCCAACCAGCACCTGTGGTACGCGGCTTCCAAGGGCGGCGTCGACAGCTTGAACCTCGGCCTGGCCAAGGAGGTCGCGGGCGAGGGGATCCGCGTCAACTGCGTCTCGCCCGGTCCTATCGCCACCGAGATTCACGCGCCGGGCCGTCTCGACGCCATCCGCGACTCCCTGCCGATGAAGCGCGAGGGGACGCCGGAAGAGGTCGCGGCCGTCGTGATGTTCCTGGTGTCGGACGCGGCGTCCTATGTCGCCGCCGCCAACATCGAAGTCGCCGGCGCGCGCTGA